Proteins co-encoded in one Chitinophagales bacterium genomic window:
- a CDS encoding ABC transporter permease, which produces MLFSNKKEKQIEEHILQNENRDQSYWAMVKRQFYKNRLAVWSLRIFYIIFFLAVFADFLANEKPIVAKLDGEVYFPVMNGYAVNLGLSSWEDQFVTKRWDEHNYDFVIFPPIPYSPTTIDVFNTDYVGPFDKQEVKSLRWKHWMGTDELGRDTAAGMIYGARVAIAVGVIAMSISTIIGILIGALAGYFGDNRLKMSRIRLFLNIVGLIIAVFYAFIARSYYFSNADEEGGLLQQFVISLFIFVGVMGIANLLSSFLKQISWLGEKVTIAVDILVMRAIEVLNSIPRLLLILSIVAITEPSVVNVMVIIGLISWTGIARFIRAELLRVRNLEYIEAAQALGFSEKRIIWRHAIPNALTPVLIAIAFGVASAILIEAFLSFLGIGLAAEDVTWGSLLNLARGKFAAWWLAIFPGFAIFITVTIFNLLGEGLTDALDPRLKQ; this is translated from the coding sequence ATGTTATTTAGTAACAAGAAAGAAAAACAGATAGAGGAACACATCCTTCAAAACGAAAATCGTGACCAAAGTTATTGGGCTATGGTGAAGCGGCAATTCTACAAGAACCGTTTGGCGGTGTGGTCTTTGCGAATATTTTATATCATATTTTTTCTCGCTGTGTTTGCCGATTTTTTGGCGAACGAAAAACCGATTGTCGCCAAATTGGATGGGGAAGTGTATTTTCCTGTCATGAATGGCTATGCGGTCAATTTGGGACTGAGTAGTTGGGAAGATCAGTTTGTGACCAAACGATGGGATGAACACAACTACGATTTTGTGATTTTTCCTCCGATTCCTTACTCTCCGACGACAATTGATGTTTTCAATACCGATTATGTAGGGCCTTTCGACAAACAGGAGGTAAAGTCGCTGCGTTGGAAACATTGGATGGGGACAGACGAATTGGGTCGAGATACGGCAGCTGGAATGATTTATGGCGCAAGGGTAGCAATTGCAGTGGGGGTGATAGCGATGTCAATTTCTACGATTATTGGTATTCTGATTGGCGCATTGGCGGGTTATTTTGGGGATAACCGCTTGAAAATGTCCCGTATTCGTTTGTTTTTAAATATTGTTGGTTTAATCATTGCGGTTTTTTATGCCTTCATTGCTCGTTCTTATTACTTCTCGAATGCCGATGAGGAGGGAGGTTTGCTGCAACAGTTTGTGATTAGCCTCTTCATTTTTGTAGGGGTCATGGGTATTGCCAACTTGCTATCGTCCTTTTTGAAGCAAATTAGTTGGTTGGGTGAAAAGGTGACGATTGCAGTGGATATTTTGGTGATGCGTGCGATTGAAGTCCTCAATTCGATTCCGAGATTGCTGCTAATTTTGTCCATTGTAGCGATTACCGAACCTTCGGTCGTGAATGTGATGGTGATTATTGGCTTGATTTCGTGGACAGGAATTGCTCGTTTTATTCGGGCGGAACTTTTGCGAGTGCGTAACTTGGAGTATATTGAAGCTGCTCAGGCTTTGGGTTTTAGTGAAAAACGCATTATTTGGCGACATGCGATTCCGAATGCGCTGACTCCTGTGTTGATTGCGATTGCTTTTGGAGTGGCTTCTGCGATTTTGATTGAAGCCTTTTTGTCCTTTTTGGGTATTGGCTTGGCGGCAGAGGATGTGACTTGGGGTTCGCTGCTGAATTTGGCTCGTGGAAAGTTTGCGGCTTGGTGGTTGGCGATTTTCCCTGGTTTTGCGATTTTTATTACAGTGACGATTTTTAATTTGTTGGGAGAGGGATTGACGGATGCGCTAGACCCGAGGTTGAAGCAGTGA